One window from the genome of Pyxidicoccus xibeiensis encodes:
- a CDS encoding carbohydrate ABC transporter permease — protein MTARAPRGREAMLWLAAPFVVAAVLLVGLPALLALGLAFTDYDALSAPRFVGVAHFLRLWDDPLFWTALGNSLLFAALAVPLRLVAAMGLALLLHKRAGVARSAVFLPTVVPDLAYALLWLWLLNPLYGPLALVLKTTGLADGGWLLTPWGARGALVALTVFQLGEVFVVLLAARRELPQELYELCELEGGGALTVFRKVTLPLMAPTLGLLAARDVMKSLQTTFVPALVITQGGPRYATTFLPLYIYQNGFEYLRIGYASAMTWVMFLVTVAMVAAQLWVLRGWRTSREA, from the coding sequence GGCTGCCCGCGCTGCTGGCGCTGGGGCTGGCCTTCACCGACTACGACGCGCTGAGCGCCCCGCGCTTCGTGGGCGTGGCGCACTTCCTCCGGCTGTGGGACGACCCGCTCTTCTGGACGGCGCTGGGCAACTCGCTGCTCTTCGCCGCGCTCGCCGTCCCCCTGCGACTGGTGGCGGCCATGGGGCTGGCGCTGCTGCTGCACAAGCGCGCGGGGGTGGCGCGCTCCGCGGTGTTCCTGCCCACGGTGGTGCCGGACCTCGCCTATGCGCTGCTGTGGCTGTGGCTGCTCAACCCGCTGTACGGGCCGCTGGCGCTCGTGCTGAAGACGACGGGCCTGGCGGACGGAGGCTGGCTGCTCACGCCCTGGGGCGCGCGCGGGGCGCTGGTGGCGCTCACCGTGTTCCAGCTGGGCGAGGTCTTCGTGGTGCTGCTGGCCGCGCGGCGCGAGCTGCCGCAGGAGCTGTACGAGCTGTGCGAGCTGGAGGGCGGCGGCGCGCTCACCGTCTTCCGCAAGGTGACGCTGCCGTTGATGGCGCCCACGCTGGGGCTGCTCGCCGCGCGCGACGTCATGAAGAGCCTGCAGACGACGTTCGTGCCCGCCCTGGTCATCACCCAGGGCGGCCCGCGCTATGCGACGACGTTCCTGCCGCTCTACATCTACCAGAACGGCTTCGAGTACCTGCGCATCGGGTACGCGTCCGCGATGACGTGGGTGATGTTCCTCGTCACCGTGGCCATGGTGGCCGCGCAGCTGTGGGTGCTGCGCGGGTGGCGCACCTCTCGCGAGGCGTGA
- a CDS encoding peroxiredoxin family protein: MLFPVLVAGLFSGAIPQVGDTAPDFTVKDTAGNAYTLSEMVKQGPVILAFFPKAFTGGUTRELSAYRDRYSDIEKLHGQVLAISMDDADTLSRFKAELKAPFPFIPDPEGKVVAAYDVKMPLLSVPKRYTFVVGEGRKILKVETGSDAIDPNGAIVSCPIRKPGSKPPGTDAGTK; encoded by the coding sequence ATGCTCTTCCCAGTGCTCGTCGCGGGACTCTTCAGCGGGGCCATTCCGCAGGTGGGTGACACGGCGCCGGACTTCACGGTGAAGGACACCGCCGGCAACGCCTACACCCTGTCGGAGATGGTGAAGCAGGGCCCCGTCATCCTGGCCTTCTTCCCCAAGGCCTTCACAGGAGGTTGAACCCGCGAGCTCTCGGCGTACCGGGACAGGTACTCGGACATCGAGAAGCTCCATGGCCAGGTCCTGGCCATCAGCATGGATGACGCAGACACGCTCTCGCGCTTCAAGGCGGAGCTGAAAGCCCCGTTCCCCTTCATTCCAGACCCGGAGGGCAAGGTCGTCGCGGCGTATGACGTGAAGATGCCGCTGCTCTCGGTGCCCAAGCGCTACACGTTCGTCGTCGGCGAGGGACGGAAGATTCTCAAGGTGGAGACCGGCAGCGACGCCATCGACCCGAATGGGGCGATTGTGTCGTGCCCCATCCGCAAGCCCGGCTCGAAGCCGCCGGGCACGGACGCCGGCACGAAGTGA